Proteins encoded together in one Kitasatospora albolonga window:
- a CDS encoding DNA polymerase III subunit alpha encodes MSFTHLHAASGYSLRYGASHPYALAERAAERGLDALALTDRDSLAGAVRFAKACAGAGVRPLFGVDLAVPGVPASGPVPSKRQRTPARGGAFVAEAPQRAVFLARTERGWAELCRLVTAAADQGVTWEDLSCPDGELFVLLGADSEVGQALAAGRPDRAATLLGPWRERFGRSLRIETSWHGRPGTGPGSLRLAARMLGFATEQQVVPVLTNAVRYADPDRGEVADILDSARLLVPIDARDASRLDGGQRWLKDAGEMERIAGRIAEAAGGRSGDGRRLLAATEETAEACVVDPGGAFGLGRLNLPEPEIVAGGGPADRVLADRCAAGMLGRAYHRDGERWDRLEEELRIIAGHGFAGYFLTVAEVAAQARRLGVRVAARGSGVGSLVTHLLGISPVDPVAHGLVMERFLSEHRSALPDIDLDVESARRLEVYRAVRERFGAGRVATLAVYKTYRARGAIEVVARARGMAPDEAARLGKAFPHIRARDVRAALAELPELREVAAEDHGRLWELVEALDELPFEAAMHPCGLLVSNGRLLERTPMAPTTVENIAMSQFDKEDIEDTGHPKIDIIGVRMQSALAHAAAEIERVTGEPLDLDDPAQVPPDDPATYDLISSGDTLGTFQLESPGQRELVRNLRPRSFADLALDISLFRPGPVAADMVEPLISAREGRSVTRYAHRDLKPILAETEGQVVYHEQVIAIMVTMTGCDRGTADEARRALSVPERQGRVRAWFADRARGRGYSVQAVRDVWRTLENFGSFGFAKAHAAAFAQPAYQSSWLKAHRMAALLAGLLTHDPGMYHKRVLAADARRHGVPLLLPDVNRSQAAHIIELVSGKWGVRIGLSQVRGITEAESGRITGGQPYASVEDFWERARPSRPLAERLARVGALDAFGSRRELLLKVAELHRSGRGAAGSAAGQLPMAGMGSAENPERADGPQGAGSAGAGPDGDPVDATGLPVMDASEQLAAELDVLGMDISRHLLDEHRSLLADIGATPAAGLPGIRHGTTVLVAGVKVATQTPPIRSGRRVIFATLDDPTGLSDLAFFEDSHARCAHTVFHSGLLLVRGTLARRPPRAFSITGTAAWDLAELIDLHREGGPAAVADHLTRPGPASRRAAPHRTLTQPNGYALHPWADLRPPGTPASSALPVLDALDGRSFHHASPGSAG; translated from the coding sequence ATGTCGTTTACGCACCTCCATGCGGCCAGCGGCTATTCGCTGCGGTACGGGGCCAGTCATCCGTACGCGCTGGCCGAGCGGGCCGCCGAGCGGGGTCTCGATGCCCTGGCGCTGACCGACCGGGACTCCCTGGCCGGTGCGGTGCGTTTCGCCAAGGCGTGTGCGGGGGCCGGTGTCCGGCCGCTGTTCGGTGTCGACCTGGCGGTGCCCGGCGTACCGGCGTCCGGTCCGGTGCCGTCGAAGCGGCAGCGGACTCCTGCCCGGGGCGGTGCGTTCGTCGCGGAGGCGCCGCAGCGCGCGGTGTTCCTGGCCCGGACCGAACGCGGCTGGGCCGAGCTGTGCCGTCTGGTGACGGCCGCCGCCGACCAGGGCGTCACCTGGGAGGACCTGTCCTGCCCGGACGGCGAGCTGTTCGTCCTGCTCGGGGCGGACTCCGAGGTGGGGCAGGCGCTGGCGGCGGGGCGGCCGGACCGGGCCGCGACCCTGCTGGGCCCCTGGCGGGAACGGTTCGGCCGGTCGTTGCGCATCGAGACGTCCTGGCACGGGCGGCCCGGCACCGGGCCGGGGTCGCTCCGGCTGGCCGCGCGCATGCTGGGCTTCGCCACCGAGCAGCAGGTGGTCCCTGTGCTCACCAACGCCGTGCGCTACGCGGACCCGGACCGGGGCGAGGTCGCCGACATCCTGGACTCCGCCCGCCTCCTGGTGCCGATCGACGCCCGGGACGCGTCCCGGCTCGACGGCGGGCAGCGGTGGCTGAAGGACGCCGGGGAGATGGAGCGGATCGCCGGGCGGATCGCGGAGGCCGCGGGCGGCCGGAGCGGGGACGGGCGGCGGCTGCTCGCGGCCACCGAGGAGACGGCCGAAGCGTGCGTGGTCGATCCGGGTGGCGCGTTCGGGCTCGGCCGGCTGAATCTTCCGGAGCCCGAGATCGTCGCGGGCGGCGGACCGGCGGACCGGGTGCTCGCGGACCGGTGTGCGGCGGGCATGCTCGGCCGCGCCTACCACCGGGACGGCGAGCGCTGGGACCGGCTGGAGGAGGAGCTGCGGATCATCGCCGGGCACGGCTTCGCCGGGTACTTCCTGACCGTCGCCGAGGTCGCGGCGCAGGCCCGGCGGCTGGGCGTGCGGGTGGCCGCGCGCGGCTCGGGCGTGGGCTCGCTGGTCACGCATCTGCTGGGCATCAGCCCGGTCGACCCGGTGGCACACGGTCTGGTGATGGAGCGCTTCCTGTCCGAGCACCGCTCGGCCCTGCCCGATATCGACCTGGACGTCGAGTCGGCCCGCCGCCTGGAGGTCTACCGGGCCGTACGGGAGCGGTTCGGGGCCGGCCGGGTGGCGACGCTCGCCGTCTACAAGACCTACCGGGCGCGCGGGGCGATCGAGGTGGTGGCCCGCGCCCGCGGCATGGCCCCGGACGAGGCGGCCCGGCTGGGCAAGGCGTTCCCGCACATCCGGGCCAGGGACGTGCGGGCCGCGCTCGCCGAGCTGCCGGAGCTGCGCGAGGTCGCCGCCGAGGACCACGGCCGGCTGTGGGAGCTGGTGGAGGCGCTCGACGAGCTGCCGTTCGAGGCGGCCATGCACCCGTGCGGGCTGCTCGTCTCCAACGGCCGGCTGCTGGAGCGCACCCCGATGGCGCCGACCACCGTCGAGAACATCGCCATGTCCCAGTTCGACAAGGAGGACATCGAGGACACCGGACACCCGAAGATCGACATCATCGGTGTGCGGATGCAGTCGGCGCTCGCCCACGCGGCCGCCGAGATCGAACGCGTCACCGGCGAACCCCTCGACCTGGACGATCCCGCACAGGTGCCGCCGGACGACCCCGCCACGTACGACCTGATCTCCTCCGGGGACACCCTGGGCACCTTCCAGCTGGAGAGCCCGGGCCAGCGGGAGCTGGTACGGAACCTGCGGCCGCGGTCCTTCGCCGACCTGGCGCTCGACATCAGCCTGTTCCGGCCCGGACCGGTCGCGGCCGACATGGTGGAGCCGCTGATCAGCGCCCGCGAGGGCCGGAGCGTCACCCGGTACGCGCACCGCGACCTGAAGCCGATCCTGGCCGAGACCGAGGGGCAGGTGGTCTACCACGAGCAGGTCATCGCGATCATGGTGACGATGACCGGCTGCGACCGGGGCACGGCGGACGAGGCCCGCCGCGCCCTGTCCGTCCCCGAGCGGCAGGGCCGGGTCCGGGCCTGGTTCGCGGACCGGGCGCGCGGGCGCGGCTACTCGGTCCAGGCCGTACGGGACGTATGGAGGACCCTGGAGAACTTCGGCAGCTTCGGCTTCGCCAAGGCGCACGCCGCCGCCTTCGCGCAGCCCGCCTACCAGTCCAGCTGGCTCAAGGCCCACCGGATGGCGGCCCTGCTCGCCGGGCTGCTCACCCACGACCCCGGGATGTACCACAAGAGGGTTCTGGCGGCCGACGCCCGGCGTCATGGGGTGCCGCTGCTGCTGCCCGACGTCAACCGCTCCCAGGCCGCACACATAATCGAACTGGTGTCTGGTAAGTGGGGGGTGCGGATCGGCCTTTCGCAGGTGCGCGGCATCACCGAGGCCGAGAGCGGACGCATCACGGGCGGACAGCCGTACGCCTCGGTCGAGGACTTCTGGGAGCGTGCCCGGCCCAGCCGCCCGCTGGCAGAACGCCTCGCCCGGGTCGGCGCGCTGGACGCGTTCGGCTCCCGCCGCGAGCTCCTGCTGAAGGTCGCCGAGCTGCACCGCTCGGGGCGCGGAGCCGCCGGCTCCGCCGCCGGTCAGCTTCCGATGGCGGGCATGGGGAGCGCGGAGAACCCGGAGCGGGCCGACGGCCCGCAGGGTGCGGGAAGCGCCGGTGCCGGGCCGGACGGCGATCCCGTCGACGCCACGGGCCTGCCCGTCATGGACGCGTCCGAACAGCTCGCCGCCGAACTGGACGTCCTCGGCATGGACATCTCCCGCCACCTCCTCGACGAGCACCGCTCCCTGCTCGCCGACATCGGAGCGACCCCCGCCGCCGGCCTTCCCGGCATCCGGCACGGCACCACCGTGCTCGTCGCCGGAGTCAAGGTCGCCACCCAGACCCCGCCGATCCGCTCCGGCCGCCGCGTCATCTTCGCCACCCTCGACGACCCCACCGGCCTGTCCGACCTGGCGTTCTTCGAGGACAGCCACGCGCGCTGCGCCCACACGGTGTTCCACAGCGGCCTGCTGCTCGTCCGCGGCACCCTCGCCCGCCGCCCGCCGCGCGCCTTCAGCATCACCGGCACCGCCGCCTGGGACCTGGCCGAGCTGATCGACCTGCACCGCGAGGGCGGCCCCGCCGCCGTCGCCGACCACCTCACCCGCCCCGGGCCCGCCTCCCGCCGGGCCGCACCGCACCGCACCCTCACCCAGCCCAACGGCTACGCCCTGCACCCCTGGGCCGACCTCCGGCCGCCCGGCACCCCCGCCTCCTCGGCCCTGCCCGTCCTCGACGCGCTCGACGGGCGGTCCTTCCACCATGCGAGCCCCGGAAGCGCGGGGTGA